The region ttaaaaagaCTAGGTTGCTacctttttttcaaaaatgctcttgataatataaaaaagaaagcaGTTGATTGGTTGTATACTTTATAAGAAAGTTAGAAATGATCTCagataataaaaagtataaataagtATTAGCATAAacaagagagaaagaaaaacgaATTTAAATTGAATACCAGCAAAGGGTAGTTAAGGAAATAAAGTATATACACGTTAATCCGTTAGCCACTCTATCAGCCATATATATAAATCCTATTGGTTGGTTTTGCCATGAATAGTTAAAAACCTCTGTTTTAGTGTTACTTGTTTGATATCAGCTACTACATAATGTGTAGTTATTATCTGAAACTGTTTTATGCACTTCTTCTGCTGTTGTTGCATGATGCAGGACCCATTCTCGGGTTGAACAATAGCGCAGAAATAAAGTGCATTGAGAGGGAGAGACAGGCACTTCTTAACTTCAAACATGGCCTCATAGATGCCTATGACATGCTGTCAACATGGAGGGATGATGAAAACAGTACAGATTGTTGCAAATGGAAAGGCATTCGTTGTGACCATATAACAGGTCATGTAACCATCCTTCGTCTCCGTGGTTCGGATACACAAATTTTGAGAGGTGCACTGAATATCACTTCATTGTTTGCCTTGCAAAATATTCAACATTTGGATCTCAGCTACAATGGTTTCGTAGAGAGTCACATCCCACAACTCATTGCCTCACTTACCAACTTAAGATATCTCAATCTCTCCAATTCTGCTTTTAGTGGCAGCATTCCTATCCAACTTGGAAGCCTTACACATTTACGAACTCTAGATCTTGGTAACGGTTATTTCTATGGCGAAATCCCTTATCAACTTGGAAACCTTACACGCTTAAGGTATCTGGATCTCAGTTACAATTTTCTGGACGGGGAACTCCCTTATCAACTTGCGAATCTGTCACAGTTGACGTATCTTGATCTTAGTCAAAATTCATTTTCTGGAGCACTTCCTTTCCAGGTTGGGAATCTTCCTTTCTTGCACACTCTTAGACTTTCTGGTGATTTTGATTTCAAATCTAAGGATGCACAGTGGCTCTCTAATCTCAATCCCCTAACAAATCTTGCTTTGTATTTCTTAAATAATCTTGACTGGTTACAAACcattatttttccaaatttaaGAGAGTTGAGGCTAGTTGATTGTTCTCTTTCAGATGCCCATATCCAATCTCTGTTTTATTCAGGTTCCAACTTTTCCACGTCTCTTACCATCCTTGATCTTTCTTCTAATATACTCACATTCTCAACATTTCAACTGCTGTCAAACTTTAGCCTTATTCTTCAAGAGCTTTATCTTTCtcataataacattattttgtCATCTCCTATCTACTTACGTTTTCCGTCTCTTGTGATCCTTGACCTTTCCGATAATAATGTGACCTCATTGGTCTTTCAAGGTAGCTTCAACTTCAGTTCAAAACTTCAAAATCTTTATTTGTCAAATTGTGGTCTAAGAGATGATAACTTTCTCATCTCAGCTATTTCAATTACgaattcttcatcttctcttgCCTCGCTTGATCTCTCCTCAAATCTGTTGAAATCATCATCCATATTTTACTGGCTCTTCAACTCCACTACCAATCTTTGTGACCTTGAACTTTATGATAACATGTTGGAAGGTCCCATTCCAGATGGATTTGGGAAAGTAATGAACTCTCTTGAAGTTCTTTACCTCCATGGTAACAAACTGCAAGGCGAGATCCCATCTTTCTTTGGGAACATCTGCACATTGCGAGATTTAGACCTCTCAAACAACAAGCTGAGTGGAAATATTTCTAGCTTCTTGCAGAATTCATCATGGTGCAACAAACACGTGTTTCAGGCTTTGGGTTTATCCCTTAACAACATTACAGGAACATTACCTAAAAGCATTGGATTGTTATCTGAACTGCTTGTACTTAGTTTGGCGGGAAATTATTTAGAGGGTGATGTTACTGAATCGCACCTTTctaatttttccaaattaatATTCTTGGAGTTACAACATAACTCATtgtcactaaaaattagtccTACTTGGGTTCCTCCTTTCCAATTGGTGTTGTTGGAATTAGGGTCTTGTAATTTGGGCCCGACATTTCCAAGTTGGCTTCAGACTCAAAGTTCCTTAGTGCTTCTTAATATTTCTAATAGCAAGCTTAATGATTCCGTACCAGACTGGTTTTGGAACAACTTGCAAAATATGGGAAGGCTAGATATGTCTAACAATAATCTCATTGGTGCAATTCCCGGTATATCGTTGAAGTTTCTTCACAAACCGTCGATATTTCTGCACTCAAACCAATTTGAAGGCATAATTCCACCCTTTTTAGTGCAAGCATCAAAGCTCAAGCtctccaaaaataaattttcaaatttgttttcattcttATGTGATCAAAGCACATCTGCAAATTTGGCCACTTTAGATTTATCGAACAATCAGATGAAGGGACAGCTGCCAAACTGTTGGAAATATGTTGATCGATTATTGTTCCTTGATTTAAGCAACAATAAATTGTCAGGAAACATTCCTGTGTCCATGGGCAGCCTTGTTAAATTGGAAGTCTTGGTTTTACGAAACAATAACCTAATGGGTGAATTACCTTCCTCTTTGAAGAACTGCGGCAATTTAATTATGGTGGATGTGAGTGAAAATATGTTGTCTGGTCCAATACGACCATGGATTGGGGAAAGTATGCAGCAATTGATAATCTTGAACATGCGAGGGAATCACTTCAGTGGACATCTTCCAGTTCATCTTTGTTATTTGAAGCGTATTCAATCATTGGATCTTTCAAGGAATTACTTATCGAGAGGTATTCCAACATGCTTAAAGAATTTGACTGTAATGTCTGAAAAGATCATCGACAGAGGTGCAactctaaataatatatattggtCTACCAATCTTACTTACCATGAACCTTTTCCTGATTTTTTATCCAGTTCTGATAATTATACACTTAGCATAACATGGATGTGGAAAGGTGTGGAAATGTGGTTTTCAGATCCAGAGTTACAACTTAAGAGCATTGATCTTTCAAGTAATAATTTAACAGGTGAAATACCAAAAGAGATTGGATATTTGGCTGGCCTAGTTTCTCTAAATTTATCCCGAAATTATCTAAGCGGAGAAATTCCTTCAGAGATGGGAAATTTAAGTTCACTGGAGTCCCTTGACTTATCAAGAAATCATATCAGTGGAGGAattcctttttctctttctcaaaTTGATGATCTAGGCAAGTTAGATTTATCACACAACTCTCTTTCAGGAAGAATCCCACGAGAAAGACATTTTGAAACCTTTGAAGGCTATAGTTTTGAAGGAAACAGAGATCTTTGTGGTTTTCAACTGAACAAAAGTTGTCCTGGAGATGGAGATCAAAGGACAGTAAAGTTCCCAGAAGTTGAAGCAATCAATGGTGATGAAGACAGTGTCTTTTACGAGGCATTATACATGAGCATGGGAATAGGATTCTTTACTGGATTTTGGGGCTTATTAGGGCCAATACTACTTTGGCATCCTTGGAGAAAGGATTACATGAGATTTGTGAACAGActgataaattatatatttgaatggTTATAGGGAATGCAACAAAGTAGTCCTCGTAGCTCATAGGCAAGAAGGTATGTTGCAGCTTCCTTATGAtattccttatttttattattaataatgacTGAATTAaattcttgaagaaaaaaattctcTTGGAATTGGTAAAGCGAGATATAATTCTCAGATCACACTACTTCTTTTGCTTACACTTGTTTTTTATGCACTCATAATACTTTTGTGAGCGATCTTTTTTAGTTCATATGTTCGTTTCAGGATTCTGAGAACCTTTTTCTATGGTTCACACTTCTCTTATACCATAGTCACTAAATTCTacttaaaactataatttttctaaacagTTTTCGGTTCTCTCTCGAATTCACAAAAATTTGAGAAACTTGATTAGTACCATTGGAAAACATGGTTAACAGGAAACCTTAGTCTTTAAGCATATAATCAGATAACGAAATTAACCCTAAAGTATGAAAGAGTTAGATACTAAATACGTAGAAGAATTAGTCCTTAATTTCTCGTTAAAGGATTTCTGAGTAACAAAAACGAAAGAGTTCATGTTATTAGCTGAGATGGTGATTCCAAAATCCTGCAACTTCAAAAGTcctacatatatttaaatatattatgtctTTTTCTTGTAATGCACcgaattaatttttgtttaaaaaaagaatgCAGGTGTTACAGATGCTCTACACAATTCGGATTAGGGAGGAAATCAATGTTGGGTTGCACAAGggcaaaatatttatttagttttgtcgtttacaatattttgtatgaaagaaataaattgaaaaatcttGTTTCTAGAAACTTGTTATGATTTGGttgtattttatgatataatatatTGTAATGTTGTTTCATGTCCGattaataaaagatatataaataatttttaaaatagttgttaaatataaaataatatatataaaaaaagtttttaagaTAACTGTTAAgaataaataagatttttagaataaagaataaaggttaaagataaattatttattaaataattaatttttaaaataataattaaaggtaaaattaaaataacgaaacgtgaacacaaaagaaaatatatttttatatattgttatatgtaagattcaattattttctgtttttattttaagggTTGCCTCTAATCAGTTGAGCATATAGCTGTCAAAACAGGTAATCCGGCCCGACCCGGCTTGATCCATCATggattgatgatttagtgagccaacccaacccagCTCACTTTTTAGAGAGCCAAGAAAATTTGAACCCGacccgactcaccacgggttggcgggttaaacgggttggctcacgagttcacttaattaaaaaaatattattttttttatattttttcttgagttaaaactaaattgtaattctaattaaaatttaaataaactttaatacaatccaaatgcaaatcaaaataaaaaaaatacaaatgatttatgggttgaataaaaaaaaacctaacatgacccaaatgtaaagcctaacttaataaaaataaataaaaaacacttgtgtgacccttttatctacgggttggtgagccaacccggctcaccatgggttcaacccgaatgagccgggtcaaaaatcaacccatattgaaatttgtaaaaaaatttcaacccaacacggcctgaacccgtggtgagccgggttggctcgcgggttctaacccattttgacagctctagctGGGCATAAAGGTTGGtccatagggtgccaaggcctagggatgtcaaaaatatccgtacccgcggatAAAATCTGCAATGGGTagaaaacggatattaaaaatggatacccgctacccgtgggtacgggtatttttgatacccgcatgttaacggggcgggtacgggtatcataatatccgtacccgtggatacccgtacccgctaaactttaattcacaaaaatacccatatatatatatatatatatatatatatatattagtaaaaaacattatggCCTAATTTTTTCTCAGGAATCAAGCGGAGAAAGTGATtttgttgatcaaagcactaattaaagaattttcattgtgttgaatgttattttatatttatttttatgattatttggacttgtatggacttgagtttgtttgaactctatttaaaatgtatgatagtgatgtattttattttattttatttgaatttattattaaatatttattttttaaataattttgtaaatacccgtgggtatccgtggatacccgcggatatgaaaaaaatatacgggtacccgcataacggatacccgacggatatgggtacgggtacggggcggatatttatccagcgggtagggtacgggggagctactacccgtaccctaccccccgttgacatccctaccaaggcccctaaagcagctAAGGTCCATCATTATGCACCCACCTGCCAAAATTAGTGCTCTCATTCTTCTCCTTTACTCTCCACAgaagctctactagggtttgggTCTTACCCTTCTTCGCGTTCGCTCAACTAAATTCTTCAGTCACATAAGTTGATTTTTCACTGTACCTTTTTCATCCCCAGCTCTGTCATCATAATTCTAACTAAGGTTCACCATGGTAACCCATTTTGAATCTATTTCACTATTTTTCAGCTCGTGAATTTGCTTCGTGGTCTGTAGTACTCACTTGCTTGGGTGTCGGGACATTCTGCTAgctttttccaggtaagggaagctagggtttcacatttttaatatatattgctTGATTTCAGTGTTGTTTTAGTGCTCTTGGTAATTGTGTGATGTTTAAAATGATATGAACATGTGTGCATTATTCTGGGTGAATTTCTATGCTCGCCTGCGTGAACAGTGGAGGAGAtatgataatctcgcccaagtgactgggtctcgcctgagcgagagtatCAAAAAACCCTCCCAAGTGTTGCGCTAGCTGTCGCTCAGGTGACGAGCTCCAGTCTTGAGCGAGaagccatctcgcttaggcgaggaggtctcgcctaagcgagagaacgcGACAGCACCACTATTCCTTTTTCGAGCTCTCGCTTATGCGAAGgaagctcgcctgagcgagggaaacctctcgcttgagcgagggaaacctctcgcctgagcgagaccttcctgcctgagcgagaagctgGGCGAGAGGTGTGCTGGTGCTGTTTGTTTCTCTGTTCTTGGTTGTTTACCATATGTTTGGATTAGTAAATCTTGTTAAAGCATGAAATGAGggaatatgcatgagtaaaaTGGTTTATGGTTtgtgaatgatgagtttggcatgatcttggcatgtaatgagtatgaaatggttggttataaaagtgacatggaattggtatgagtatgaatgttatattaattaatgaaacaTGTTTTTGGTATGGttaagacgtaattccacgatagttttgTGGTGGTTCCTCATTGGttaagacgtaattccatgaatttttaggtgagatctcatagtggtgcctcagttggtcagggtgtaattccatgacccctattagtgggagttcatgatGGTAGCAAGAGGCCTGGAACACCTTAAGGGCTAATCTTGTGTGGAGGGATGAAACACTagaacaattagctcggtagagcagtaaaggccaccacaagtgcaaacatccgctgagtccgactaattatatgtatctggatgaatTGAGTCTTGGTGTATTatttgcaagtcataacatgattggttgacgtGTGTACCTTGGACTATGAAATTGTAAgtaactgtatgataaatcatgttttactctagcttaccctttgcttgtttgattgttatgtgtgtggttttctcttttgggatgatcatcaatttattgatgtgagcatatacgagaactcctcgtggtcaacgaggaaatggtgattccgctgcctAGACTATCTGGGTTGGAGTCCACTTGTTTATGTCTTCCTTTAGGGTTGTGGCCCTTGTACGCCTCATCTTAGAACttaattttgaaatactttAGATCTCTTATTCTGTTTTGTAACtagcatcgtggtgtgccataAATTCTTTCCTGGTTTCTTTTGGATATTTGTAAGGCATAAAGATATACTCCATGACTTGTTTCTCATATTATCTgtgtgacatttcatttaaattaaggttattatttaaatgaagtGTTACATTAATTATAGATctattagaaaattaattatttttatttcaaaatattattttttttctaatatattatataaaaacaaaattaaaaaaatatttacatatacatatacatatataaattaatgtatttttttctaaaatatgtattaaaaattaaccTATACTAACGTAAaacgaaattaaaaaaatgacgtaaaatttgaaaataaaaaacgaaactaaagtgtgagcacggaatatacgaacctacccactcgtatccccacacgagagtaacaggatatgaacctccccgctcaaatcatcacgtgttcatcaccatTCATGAACCTatccgctcatggcacaacatttTTTGATCCAAGTCCGCATCAAtgcatacaacaacacacacAAGTCAGATACCTACAACGTTACCGCCTGGCAGGACCTCCTCGCCGCAAGGTGCCAAGCCTCTTACAGACTCACTGTTGTAGGGtttatcgcctggcggaacccaCCTTGCCACCAAGTGCCACGCGGTGCAAGAACCTCCCTACTACTCCTATTGCCTGACTGACGCACACACCTGAGCCGCCGGACGCTATATCAATAGTAAAAACCCTACTAGTTTTTGCACCCAAAAAAGTTCGGCTTACAATCCAAAGCACTTCCAAAAGTCCAGAAAGACACTGAGGTTAAATTTTGGGAACTCTGCAACCCTCGTAGCAATAACTCCCTAAGCTTATGGAATGACGTTGGGTCCACGGCCTAATGTACTGGAGCATTTTGTGCGTTTAGCTCCGTTCCCCGATATTCAAGAAGTATATTGGACTTTTGTCAAACACTGTGGCCTAATTAATTTTAGCCGTTTCTATCAGCACCGTCAACAACTCccaaatttttctaaaattcctAAAATAACGTTTTAACTTTGGCCTGCTCACTAATATACACATCTAAAAATAGTAACGAATGTTAAAATGTAACTGAATTTcgacatattatatatttaaaatactagtGAAAATACAGGCACAATAAAcgtgtttttactttttaactttggtaaaaatttgagttaaaattaataagaaatatataaataagttttaaatagtttttaaatataaacttaaaaaacaaaatatgtatacaaaataagtttttaaaataattgttaaaataacataaattttaagGATAACGGCTAaagataaactatttataaaataattaatttttaaaataataagaaaaggtAAAACTAAAATAACGAAATCTGAATAAAAAAGTGgatatcttatttatatattactagcgtatacatataatttttagttatcctcttttaaaatataattatttattaaatttttgaaaattaactgttatttttacaaattttatttttttataaaatcgtctatACATGCTCTTctcttttattctatttatcaattgttattttcttatcttttctaatatatttcattttattcataataaatataattttattttatatattaacttaataatattacattatcatcgtctactaatataatatcacgtatatttgAAGTAGAAAGACTTTATATTTGACGTAAAGATATCAATCTTGCGTTTAGAGTCGTTAAGGGAGTTACACATCTCTTAAAAAACAAGGTAACACAAGATATTGTATTGTAAGTTCTACTTCAACATTTCTGATATCGTGTGCTAATTATTATAGGTTTAATTCCACTTAgacatttataatataatacagtTTGGTAAATCTTTTTCACATTGGTCATCAGCTACCGTTTCAGAGGCTCTCCACTAAACTCCTCACACACTGCATGATGGTCTTTTTTTATTGCTAGTGGGTAGTTCAATAAACCATGTTTGATGAAGGGATGAGAAAATATGAATCAGTGAGCATGTGAATGCTGGGAATAGATGCCAACCACCACCACTTTACTCTCCCAAACTCCTTATATAACAAATCCTTCCTGCTTCTGCCTTTCACCACTTCACAACTTTGGCCTGCTCACTAATATACACATCTAAAAAAGTACCGAATGTTAAAATATAACTGAATTTcgacatattatatatatatatatatatatatatatatatatatatatatatatatatatatatatataatactagtGAAAATATATGtgtgttcatattttttttatttttgtagaaatttgagttaaaattaataaaaatgtaccTGTCCAGAGATGTGAATTAGTATGGTCATCAAACCAACTCAGAGCTGGtgatatataaagaaaaagagtaGTGTCGTCATAAAACCGACTCAGAGTTGGTGatatatgaagaaaaagagTAGGGTCGTCATAAATCGGAGGCAAAGTTGGTGctatatgaataaaaaagagTGGCGTCATCATAAGCCGACCAGAGTTGGTGTTATACGAAGAAGAATATTAGCATCGTCATAAAGTCGAGGTAGAGATGTTGATATATGTAGAAGAAGAAATGTCTCCATAAAACCGAGGTCATTGCAAGAAGCTAGAAGGAAGTCTTACTAGGAACTACCTATCTGAAAGAAGCTAGGATTGAGGAGATGGTGTGCGAGGAGATGGTGTGCGAGGAGATGGTGCGTGTGAAGATAGAACCGGATCTTAGATTAtgtaaagtaattattttagttaagaAAATGTTGAAAAGAAGATATGTTAGTTGTTATTTGGGAgaataattttagattatctCTAAGGCTATTGTTATTC is a window of Vigna unguiculata cultivar IT97K-499-35 chromosome 4, ASM411807v1, whole genome shotgun sequence DNA encoding:
- the LOC114181757 gene encoding receptor-like protein EIX2, translating into MCSYYLKLFYALLLLLLHDAGPILGLNNSAEIKCIERERQALLNFKHGLIDAYDMLSTWRDDENSTDCCKWKGIRCDHITGHVTILRLRGSDTQILRGALNITSLFALQNIQHLDLSYNGFVESHIPQLIASLTNLRYLNLSNSAFSGSIPIQLGSLTHLRTLDLGNGYFYGEIPYQLGNLTRLRYLDLSYNFLDGELPYQLANLSQLTYLDLSQNSFSGALPFQVGNLPFLHTLRLSGDFDFKSKDAQWLSNLNPLTNLALYFLNNLDWLQTIIFPNLRELRLVDCSLSDAHIQSLFYSGSNFSTSLTILDLSSNILTFSTFQLLSNFSLILQELYLSHNNIILSSPIYLRFPSLVILDLSDNNVTSLVFQGSFNFSSKLQNLYLSNCGLRDDNFLISAISITNSSSSLASLDLSSNLLKSSSIFYWLFNSTTNLCDLELYDNMLEGPIPDGFGKVMNSLEVLYLHGNKLQGEIPSFFGNICTLRDLDLSNNKLSGNISSFLQNSSWCNKHVFQALGLSLNNITGTLPKSIGLLSELLVLSLAGNYLEGDVTESHLSNFSKLIFLELQHNSLSLKISPTWVPPFQLVLLELGSCNLGPTFPSWLQTQSSLVLLNISNSKLNDSVPDWFWNNLQNMGRLDMSNNNLIGAIPGISLKFLHKPSIFLHSNQFEGIIPPFLVQASKLKLSKNKFSNLFSFLCDQSTSANLATLDLSNNQMKGQLPNCWKYVDRLLFLDLSNNKLSGNIPVSMGSLVKLEVLVLRNNNLMGELPSSLKNCGNLIMVDVSENMLSGPIRPWIGESMQQLIILNMRGNHFSGHLPVHLCYLKRIQSLDLSRNYLSRGIPTCLKNLTVMSEKIIDRGATLNNIYWSTNLTYHEPFPDFLSSSDNYTLSITWMWKGVEMWFSDPELQLKSIDLSSNNLTGEIPKEIGYLAGLVSLNLSRNYLSGEIPSEMGNLSSLESLDLSRNHISGGIPFSLSQIDDLGKLDLSHNSLSGRIPRERHFETFEGYSFEGNRDLCGFQLNKSCPGDGDQRTVKFPEVEAINGDEDSVFYEALYMSMGIGFFTGFWGLLGPILLWHPWRKDYMRFVNRLINYIFEWL